In Bordetella holmesii ATCC 51541, the following proteins share a genomic window:
- a CDS encoding eamA-like transporter family protein: MGPAGGAACLFTVSAALVCLVRGLPRLARFHPVYLYGCAALFAAYEICLALAIGSAHTRAEALELGMINYLWPSLTIVVAVLAGQARGTWVLWPGAALSFLGIVWITGAGQALSFDRIHDNVAGNPVAYALAFAAAGLWAAYSVLTRIYGRGDNGVALFLLITALVLWLKHGLSTEMGVYEALVANPAAGVQVLVLGALVATGYSCWNLGIQKGNLAFWAAASYFTPVLSALLAAAWLHQDPGAAFWQGVAMVTAGSLLCWHATRARG, from the coding sequence GTGGGGCCGGCCGGCGGCGCCGCCTGCCTGTTCACCGTCAGCGCCGCGTTGGTTTGCCTGGTCCGCGGCTTGCCGCGGCTGGCCCGCTTTCATCCGGTCTATCTCTACGGCTGCGCAGCGCTGTTTGCCGCCTATGAGATCTGCCTGGCCTTGGCGATCGGCTCGGCACATACCCGGGCGGAAGCTCTCGAGCTGGGCATGATCAATTACCTTTGGCCCAGCCTGACCATCGTGGTGGCAGTGCTGGCCGGGCAGGCGCGCGGCACGTGGGTGTTATGGCCGGGCGCTGCCCTGTCCTTCTTGGGCATCGTCTGGATTACCGGGGCCGGCCAGGCACTGTCGTTCGATCGTATCCATGACAATGTCGCCGGCAATCCGGTGGCCTATGCGCTGGCCTTTGCTGCAGCAGGCCTGTGGGCTGCCTATTCGGTGCTTACCCGCATCTACGGGCGCGGAGATAACGGCGTCGCCCTTTTTTTGCTGATAACTGCCTTGGTCTTATGGCTCAAGCATGGCCTGAGTACCGAGATGGGCGTGTACGAGGCTTTGGTCGCCAATCCCGCAGCCGGCGTGCAAGTCCTGGTGCTGGGCGCCTTGGTGGCCACCGGCTATAGCTGCTGGAATCTGGGTATACAGAAAGGCAATCTGGCCTTTTGGGCCGCTGCTTCCTACTTCACGCCGGTACTGTCAGCCTTGTTGGCTGCCGCATGGTTGCACCAGGATCCCGGTGCGGCATTCTGGCAAGGTGTGGCCATGGTGACTGCCGGGTCCCTGCTATGTTGGCATGCAACCCGGGCGCGCGGCTGA
- a CDS encoding tripartite tricarboxylate transporter TctB family protein, giving the protein MQQESRSERHEWAAGGAMIVLGLGAFALATTYQLGTLGRMGPGMFPAILGALLALLGVAIWRTRRQDGAETDAGPAPSQWRGWACITAGLLTFILLGQYGGLIPATFGLVFISALGDRQHTLKTAALLAAGVTALGVAIFSWGLQLQFPLFRWG; this is encoded by the coding sequence ATGCAGCAGGAATCACGATCCGAGCGCCACGAATGGGCTGCGGGCGGGGCGATGATTGTGTTGGGCCTGGGGGCCTTTGCGCTTGCCACGACCTATCAGCTCGGCACACTCGGGCGCATGGGGCCAGGGATGTTTCCGGCCATTCTGGGAGCGCTACTGGCCCTGCTGGGCGTTGCGATATGGCGGACCCGGCGGCAGGACGGCGCCGAGACAGACGCGGGCCCTGCCCCGTCGCAATGGCGCGGCTGGGCATGCATCACAGCCGGTTTGCTTACCTTCATCCTCCTGGGGCAATACGGAGGCCTGATTCCCGCGACCTTCGGCCTGGTCTTTATTTCTGCGCTCGGCGACCGCCAGCACACGCTAAAAACCGCCGCGCTGCTCGCCGCGGGCGTCACCGCCCTGGGTGTTGCCATCTTCTCATGGGGCCTGCAACTGCAGTTCCCGCTCTTTCGTTGGGGCTGA
- a CDS encoding ABC transporter family protein, producing MLQVKDLAKAFGGVRAVDGISFELRAGELLALIGPNGAGKSTLFNMLGGQLPASAGSIQLAGRELVGRKPREIFRLGVGRTFQIAATFASITVAQNVQLALLSEKRQVFAFGRAACDQHRTEALSLLAQVGMQEQADRPCSELSYGDVKRVELAIALGGEPSLLLMDEPTAGMAPGERLSLMALIRRLVTERGMAVLFTEHSMDVVFGYADRIIVLARGRLIAEGSAKEIREHPRVQEVYFGTGSTFAAQGERA from the coding sequence ATGTTACAGGTCAAAGACCTCGCCAAAGCGTTTGGTGGCGTTCGCGCCGTCGATGGGATCAGCTTCGAGCTGCGAGCTGGCGAGTTGCTCGCGCTCATCGGCCCCAACGGCGCGGGAAAATCCACCCTGTTCAACATGCTGGGCGGCCAATTGCCGGCCAGCGCCGGTTCAATTCAACTCGCCGGCCGGGAACTGGTCGGGCGCAAACCGCGCGAGATATTTCGTCTCGGCGTGGGGCGCACGTTTCAGATTGCCGCCACGTTTGCGTCCATAACGGTAGCGCAGAACGTGCAGCTGGCGCTCCTGTCTGAAAAACGCCAAGTGTTTGCCTTCGGTCGTGCGGCGTGCGATCAGCACCGAACCGAAGCACTTTCCCTGCTCGCGCAGGTTGGCATGCAAGAACAGGCCGACCGTCCATGCAGCGAGTTGTCCTATGGCGATGTCAAACGGGTCGAACTGGCCATCGCGCTGGGTGGAGAGCCGTCTTTGCTGCTGATGGATGAGCCGACTGCGGGCATGGCACCGGGCGAACGGCTGTCATTGATGGCCTTGATCCGCAGGCTCGTCACCGAACGCGGGATGGCGGTGCTCTTTACCGAACATAGTATGGACGTCGTGTTCGGCTACGCCGATCGGATCATCGTGCTGGCGCGCGGGCGACTCATCGCTGAGGGATCGGCGAAGGAGATTCGCGAGCACCCACGGGTCCAGGAGGTGTATTTCGGCACGGGCAGCACGTTTGCCGCGCAGGGAGAACGTGCTTGA
- a CDS encoding yceI-like domain protein, with the protein MRSLVALAVALAAPAHAAQAAAITYDIEPSHTYPSFEADHMGGLSTWRGKFNRSRGVVVLDREAKTGSIDIEVDIASVDFGHDEMNRHAIAPDIFDAARYPTATFKGRFTAFDGDKPEKVRGELTLRGVTRAVTLTIEDFNCMIHPMEHREVCGADVSASLNRRDFGLDFGLNMGFKPRVKLNIQVEALRRPG; encoded by the coding sequence ATGAGATCCCTGGTAGCACTGGCTGTCGCGCTGGCCGCGCCCGCCCACGCCGCGCAGGCCGCAGCAATTACCTATGATATCGAGCCGTCGCATACGTATCCCAGCTTCGAAGCCGATCACATGGGAGGTCTGTCGACGTGGCGCGGCAAGTTCAATCGTTCCCGGGGCGTCGTCGTGTTGGATCGAGAGGCAAAAACAGGCAGCATCGATATCGAGGTCGACATCGCATCGGTGGATTTTGGCCACGACGAAATGAACCGGCACGCAATAGCACCTGACATTTTCGACGCGGCAAGGTATCCCACGGCGACCTTCAAAGGCCGTTTTACCGCGTTCGATGGCGACAAACCTGAGAAGGTGCGGGGGGAGTTGACGCTGCGTGGTGTCACCCGTGCGGTGACACTGACCATCGAGGATTTCAATTGCATGATTCATCCCATGGAGCATCGGGAGGTGTGTGGGGCAGACGTGTCGGCCTCCTTGAATCGCCGCGACTTCGGCCTGGATTTCGGCCTGAACATGGGATTCAAACCGCGAGTGAAACTGAACATTCAGGTTGAGGCCTTGCGTCGTCCCGGTTGA
- a CDS encoding ABC transporter family protein: MNPTLLSVQRLNAWYGAAHTLFDVSLCVGRGEVVALMGRNGAGKSTTIKSIMGLVSRRHADMRFMGRDISTMRPFEVARLGLGYVPEERRIFTDLSVAENLDMGRQPARRWPDGSAAANWQPQDMYRLFPNLATLRDRPAGLMSGGEQQMLAVARTLMGNPYLIMMDEPSEGVAPLIVEQMAQMILRLKAAGASILLSEQNLHFAMLVADRAYVLEKGQICYHGGMDELAADTAARRAYLSM, encoded by the coding sequence TTGAATCCAACCTTGCTCAGTGTCCAGCGCCTCAATGCCTGGTACGGTGCGGCCCACACGCTGTTTGATGTCAGTCTTTGCGTCGGCCGGGGGGAGGTGGTGGCGTTGATGGGGCGCAATGGCGCCGGTAAGTCCACCACGATCAAAAGCATCATGGGATTGGTCAGCCGACGGCATGCCGACATGCGCTTCATGGGGCGGGATATCTCCACCATGCGGCCGTTCGAAGTGGCTCGTCTCGGGCTGGGTTACGTACCCGAGGAGCGGCGTATATTTACCGACCTCAGCGTGGCGGAGAACCTGGACATGGGCCGCCAGCCGGCGCGGCGCTGGCCGGATGGCAGCGCCGCAGCGAACTGGCAGCCGCAGGACATGTATCGGCTGTTTCCCAATCTGGCCACGCTGCGCGATAGGCCGGCAGGCCTGATGAGCGGTGGCGAACAACAGATGCTGGCCGTGGCGCGCACGCTGATGGGCAACCCTTATCTGATTATGATGGATGAGCCGTCGGAGGGAGTAGCCCCCCTCATTGTCGAGCAGATGGCGCAAATGATTCTGCGACTGAAGGCCGCAGGCGCGAGTATTTTGCTGTCGGAGCAGAACCTGCACTTTGCCATGCTGGTGGCTGACCGCGCCTACGTACTAGAAAAAGGCCAGATCTGCTACCACGGCGGGATGGACGAACTCGCCGCAGATACGGCGGCCAGGCGCGCCTATTTGAGTATGTAG
- a CDS encoding amino ABC transporter, permease, 3-TM region, His/Glu/Gln/Arg/opine family domain protein: MADGAKVTLSLFFITLALAVPLGLVLALARISKFKLLARLVNGYIWLMRGTPLMLQLLFIYFALPFVPVIGVRLPDFPAAIVAFALNYAAYFAEIFRAGILSVDRGQYEGGKVLGMTYLQTLRRIVLPQMVQRVLPPMSNETITLIKDTSLIYVLALNDILRTARGIVQRDFTTTPFLVAAAFYLTMTLVLTWFFQHLEKRYAKYDQ; encoded by the coding sequence ATGGCCGATGGCGCCAAGGTCACGCTGTCGCTGTTCTTCATTACCTTGGCTCTGGCGGTCCCGCTGGGGCTGGTTCTTGCGCTGGCGCGCATTTCCAAGTTCAAGTTGCTCGCAAGGCTGGTCAACGGCTATATCTGGCTGATGCGCGGCACGCCTTTGATGCTGCAACTGCTGTTCATTTATTTTGCCCTGCCTTTCGTGCCTGTCATAGGCGTGCGGTTGCCCGACTTTCCCGCAGCCATCGTCGCGTTCGCGCTTAACTACGCCGCCTATTTCGCCGAGATTTTCCGGGCAGGTATTTTGTCAGTGGATCGGGGCCAATACGAGGGCGGCAAGGTGCTGGGGATGACCTATTTGCAGACCTTGCGCCGAATTGTATTGCCGCAGATGGTGCAAAGGGTGCTGCCGCCCATGAGCAATGAGACCATCACCCTGATCAAGGACACTTCGCTGATCTACGTGCTCGCGCTCAATGACATCTTGCGCACCGCGCGCGGCATTGTGCAACGCGACTTCACCACCACGCCATTTCTCGTGGCAGCGGCCTTCTATCTCACCATGACCTTGGTGCTGACCTGGTTCTTCCAGCATTTGGAAAAACGCTATGCCAAGTATGACCAATAG
- a CDS encoding bacterial extracellular solute-binding s, 3 family protein yields MKKLSAVLMISALLAACGQSDNAPQASASATSKTQKVVVGLDDNFPPMGFRNEKNELVGFDIDMAREASRRMGVEVEFKPIDWSAKEAELNGKRVDVLWNGLTITDERKKNIAFTAPYMANHQIILVAVDSPIKTRADLAGHVVGAQDGSSAIDAIKKDDTVFKSLKELKMFGDNVTALMDLSAMRLDAVVVDEVVGRYLASKREGQYLVLDENFGTEDYGVGVRKDDTDLLGKLDKTLGDMKQDGTSGRIATQWFGADIIK; encoded by the coding sequence ATGAAAAAACTCAGCGCTGTTTTGATGATTTCTGCTTTGCTCGCTGCGTGCGGCCAAAGTGATAACGCTCCGCAGGCCAGTGCATCTGCCACGTCCAAGACCCAGAAGGTCGTGGTCGGCCTGGATGACAACTTCCCGCCCATGGGTTTCCGGAACGAGAAGAACGAGCTGGTGGGCTTTGATATCGATATGGCGCGCGAAGCCAGCCGCCGTATGGGTGTGGAGGTCGAGTTCAAGCCCATTGACTGGAGCGCCAAAGAAGCCGAACTCAATGGCAAGCGCGTTGACGTGCTCTGGAACGGGCTGACGATCACTGACGAGCGCAAGAAGAATATTGCCTTCACGGCTCCTTACATGGCCAACCACCAGATTATTCTGGTTGCGGTGGACTCGCCCATCAAAACCCGCGCGGATCTGGCCGGCCACGTCGTCGGCGCCCAGGACGGCAGCAGCGCCATCGATGCCATCAAGAAAGATGACACCGTATTCAAGAGCCTGAAAGAGCTGAAGATGTTCGGCGACAACGTGACCGCATTGATGGATCTTTCGGCTATGCGTCTGGATGCCGTGGTTGTCGATGAGGTGGTGGGGCGATACCTGGCTTCCAAGCGTGAAGGTCAATACCTCGTGCTGGATGAGAACTTCGGCACCGAAGACTATGGCGTCGGCGTGCGCAAGGACGACACGGATCTGTTGGGCAAGCTGGACAAGACGTTGGGCGACATGAAGCAGGACGGCACGTCGGGCCGTATTGCGACCCAGTGGTTCGGCGCCGACATCATCAAATAA
- a CDS encoding putative lipoprotein, with protein MNKKAKFAAALLVLMLAGCATAAGGLIGGGVDRASGGDGSAGAMIGAGAGMMIDVLD; from the coding sequence ATGAACAAGAAAGCCAAATTTGCGGCGGCCCTCCTGGTGCTGATGCTGGCCGGTTGCGCGACCGCAGCGGGCGGCCTGATCGGTGGCGGGGTCGATCGTGCCTCGGGTGGTGACGGCTCAGCGGGCGCCATGATCGGCGCGGGTGCCGGCATGATGATCGACGTGCTGGACTGA
- a CDS encoding ABC transporter family protein — MIEADGIVKSFGGVRVLDGVSLTLRKGEVVAVIGPSGSGKSTFLRCLNHLETIDEGAISVEGEILARGVAGGRSEYVRDVEVRRICRKMGMVFQSFNLFPHMTVLQNVIEAPITVKGMKRDAIVPKAEELLRKVGLLNKRDNYPARLSGGQKQRVAIARALAMEPDIMLFDEPTSALDPELTVEVLRTMRHLAEEHMTMLVVTHEMGFAREVAHRVIFMDQGRIVEEAAARVFFEAAQQPRTRAFLGQML; from the coding sequence ATGATCGAGGCCGACGGCATCGTCAAATCCTTTGGCGGGGTCAGGGTGCTAGATGGGGTCTCGTTGACGTTGCGCAAAGGCGAAGTCGTGGCGGTGATCGGCCCGTCGGGATCGGGAAAAAGCACCTTCTTGCGCTGCCTGAACCACCTTGAAACCATCGACGAGGGCGCGATCTCGGTCGAAGGAGAGATCTTGGCGCGCGGGGTGGCGGGCGGTCGCAGTGAGTATGTCAGGGACGTCGAAGTTCGGCGCATCTGCCGCAAGATGGGCATGGTCTTTCAATCGTTCAATCTCTTTCCGCACATGACGGTGCTGCAAAATGTCATCGAAGCGCCCATCACCGTCAAAGGGATGAAGCGCGATGCCATCGTACCCAAGGCGGAAGAATTGTTGCGCAAGGTCGGCCTGCTCAACAAGCGGGACAACTATCCGGCAAGGCTGTCCGGTGGGCAGAAACAACGCGTGGCCATCGCCAGGGCATTGGCCATGGAGCCAGACATCATGTTGTTCGATGAGCCGACTTCGGCGTTGGATCCCGAGCTGACGGTCGAAGTGCTGCGCACCATGCGGCATCTGGCCGAGGAGCACATGACCATGCTTGTCGTCACGCATGAAATGGGCTTTGCACGCGAAGTCGCCCACCGAGTCATCTTCATGGATCAGGGACGCATTGTCGAAGAGGCTGCCGCTCGGGTTTTCTTCGAGGCTGCGCAGCAGCCGCGAACGCGTGCTTTCCTGGGGCAGATGCTCTGA
- a CDS encoding branched-chain amino acid transport system / permease component family protein, translating into MSVTAFLVQLLNGLAEASSLFLVAAGLSLIFGVTRLVNFAHGSLYMLGVYGAYSLVQWIGGGAVGYWFGVLAAALAVGALGAVIEMVLLRRLYRAPELFQLLATFALVLLINDACLWIWGAEDLLGPRAPGLEGAIDLLGRRYPTYNLVLIVAGPMVLGLLWALLTRPRWGRLVRAAAQDREMLGALGVNQAWLFTGVFALGAMLAGLGGALQLPREPASLSLDLRIIGDAFVVVVVGGLGSLPGAYVAALLIAELKAVCIALGTVHWAGFTVSFSKLTLVVEFLVMAVVLVARPWGLFGKPQAVSRSGASAEAPLRRASRSMRAGFAGVLLLLALLPLVSPWLPYAVVLAQDMLIAVLFAASLHFIMGPAGMHSFGHAAYFGLGAYAAALLLKTVALPMEAALLFAPLAAGLGALVFGWFCVRLSGVYLAMLTLAFAQIMWSVVFQWDGLTGGSNGIIGVWPSSWLGGSAYYYLVLCIAAASLWALRHILFSPFGYALRAARDSSLRAESIGINVNAVQWAAFVVAGWFGGVAGALFAFSKGSVSPDVMAVGKSVDGLVMVLLGGIQSLAGPVVGAASFTLLQDYVMRATEYWRALLGAVILLLVLAFPQGLAGIWRSLTRHKAPA; encoded by the coding sequence ATGAGTGTTACCGCGTTTCTGGTTCAGTTGCTCAACGGTCTGGCAGAGGCATCGTCGCTTTTTCTGGTGGCCGCCGGCCTGTCCTTGATCTTTGGCGTCACGCGGCTGGTCAACTTCGCCCACGGCTCGCTCTATATGTTGGGGGTGTATGGGGCTTACTCCCTGGTGCAATGGATAGGGGGCGGAGCCGTCGGTTATTGGTTCGGAGTGCTAGCGGCGGCGCTGGCCGTCGGAGCATTGGGCGCAGTGATCGAGATGGTCCTGTTGCGCCGTCTCTATCGGGCGCCGGAGTTGTTTCAACTGCTGGCCACATTTGCCCTGGTGCTCTTGATCAATGACGCCTGTCTGTGGATCTGGGGGGCAGAAGACTTGTTGGGACCCCGGGCGCCGGGACTTGAGGGCGCGATCGATCTGCTGGGGCGGCGTTACCCAACCTACAACCTGGTGCTGATAGTCGCCGGCCCCATGGTGCTGGGCCTTCTTTGGGCGTTGCTGACCCGCCCCCGTTGGGGCCGCCTTGTACGAGCCGCTGCTCAAGACAGAGAAATGCTGGGCGCCCTGGGCGTCAATCAGGCGTGGCTTTTCACGGGTGTGTTTGCCCTGGGCGCCATGTTGGCCGGCCTGGGTGGCGCGTTGCAGTTGCCCCGTGAACCCGCGAGCCTGAGCCTGGATCTGCGCATAATTGGCGACGCATTCGTCGTTGTGGTGGTGGGCGGCCTGGGCTCCTTGCCAGGTGCGTATGTTGCGGCATTGCTGATCGCAGAGCTCAAGGCGGTGTGCATCGCGCTGGGCACGGTGCATTGGGCGGGCTTTACGGTGTCGTTCTCCAAGTTGACATTGGTCGTGGAGTTTCTCGTCATGGCCGTCGTCCTCGTGGCCAGGCCCTGGGGATTGTTCGGCAAACCCCAGGCCGTCAGCCGCAGCGGCGCCTCCGCGGAAGCTCCGCTGCGACGAGCTTCGCGCAGCATGCGAGCTGGCTTTGCCGGCGTGCTGCTGCTGCTGGCTTTACTGCCACTGGTCTCGCCATGGCTGCCTTATGCCGTTGTGCTGGCGCAGGATATGTTGATTGCTGTCCTGTTCGCCGCCAGCCTGCACTTCATCATGGGGCCGGCAGGCATGCATTCTTTTGGCCACGCCGCCTATTTCGGATTGGGCGCCTATGCCGCGGCATTGTTGCTCAAGACCGTTGCACTGCCCATGGAAGCCGCGCTTCTGTTCGCGCCATTGGCTGCCGGGCTAGGCGCATTGGTCTTCGGCTGGTTCTGCGTCCGGCTCTCGGGGGTCTATCTCGCCATGCTGACGTTGGCCTTTGCACAGATTATGTGGTCCGTTGTGTTCCAGTGGGATGGGCTCACGGGCGGGTCCAACGGAATCATCGGCGTGTGGCCGTCGTCCTGGCTGGGTGGATCGGCCTATTATTATCTCGTGTTGTGCATCGCCGCCGCGTCGCTCTGGGCGCTGCGCCACATCCTTTTCTCGCCTTTTGGCTATGCGCTACGTGCCGCGCGCGACTCGAGCCTGCGCGCCGAGTCCATCGGGATCAATGTCAACGCCGTGCAGTGGGCCGCCTTTGTGGTGGCAGGTTGGTTTGGCGGTGTCGCGGGAGCGCTGTTCGCCTTCTCCAAAGGGAGTGTCTCTCCTGATGTGATGGCGGTGGGCAAGTCGGTCGACGGCCTGGTCATGGTCTTGCTTGGCGGCATTCAGAGCCTGGCCGGCCCGGTCGTGGGGGCAGCCAGCTTTACCTTGCTGCAGGATTACGTCATGCGTGCCACGGAATACTGGCGGGCCTTGTTGGGGGCCGTAATACTGTTGCTCGTACTAGCCTTTCCCCAGGGCCTTGCCGGGATCTGGAGATCGCTTACGCGCCACAAGGCGCCAGCATGA
- a CDS encoding periplasmic binding domain protein, giving the protein MKLGSGGVGLLMAAGMLAFSSLAAAQGSIRIGEINSYKAQPAFLEPYRKGMQLAVDEVNEAGGIGGKPLELIIRDDNATPGEAVRAAEELLSREKVDVLTGSFLSHIGLALSDFARQRKVFFLASEPLTDKIVWQEGNRYTYRLRTSTYMQVAMLVPQAVALKKKRWAIVYPNYEYGQSAVATFKALMKAADPDIDFVAEQAVPLGKVDAGSVVQALDDARPDAIFNVLFATDVTKFVREGNTRGLFKDRPVVSVLTGEPEYLDTFRDETPQGWIVTGYPWQFIDTPEHQAFLKAYEAKFHDYPRLGSVVGYSAIKSLAEGMRRAGSADTEALIKAFASLELTIPFGPIQYRALDHQSTMGAYVGRLGLKDGKGIMTDFRYISGADVMPADSEVRTLHRPD; this is encoded by the coding sequence ATGAAGCTTGGATCAGGCGGCGTTGGCCTGCTGATGGCAGCGGGCATGTTGGCTTTTTCCTCTCTTGCAGCGGCACAAGGCAGCATACGGATTGGCGAAATTAACAGCTACAAGGCTCAGCCCGCCTTTCTCGAGCCTTACCGCAAAGGGATGCAATTGGCGGTGGACGAGGTCAATGAGGCCGGTGGCATCGGGGGCAAGCCGCTCGAGTTGATCATCCGGGACGATAATGCCACTCCGGGCGAAGCCGTCCGTGCCGCCGAAGAGTTGCTGTCGCGCGAGAAAGTGGATGTGCTGACCGGATCTTTCCTGTCGCATATCGGTCTGGCTCTGAGCGATTTCGCCCGGCAAAGGAAGGTGTTTTTTCTCGCCAGCGAGCCGCTGACCGACAAAATCGTATGGCAGGAGGGCAACCGATATACCTATCGCTTGCGCACCTCGACTTACATGCAGGTGGCGATGCTGGTGCCGCAGGCGGTAGCTCTGAAGAAAAAGCGCTGGGCGATCGTCTATCCCAATTATGAATACGGCCAGTCCGCCGTGGCCACGTTCAAAGCGCTCATGAAGGCCGCTGACCCGGACATCGATTTCGTCGCGGAGCAGGCCGTGCCGTTAGGCAAGGTCGACGCCGGCAGCGTCGTGCAGGCATTGGACGACGCCCGGCCCGATGCTATTTTCAATGTGCTGTTTGCCACCGACGTGACCAAGTTCGTCCGAGAAGGCAACACCCGCGGATTGTTCAAGGACCGGCCCGTTGTGAGTGTGCTGACCGGCGAGCCCGAATACCTGGATACCTTTCGCGACGAGACCCCGCAGGGATGGATCGTCACGGGCTATCCCTGGCAGTTCATCGATACGCCCGAGCATCAGGCTTTCCTCAAGGCCTATGAAGCCAAGTTCCACGATTACCCACGGCTCGGATCGGTAGTGGGCTACAGCGCCATCAAATCATTGGCCGAGGGCATGCGACGCGCCGGCTCCGCCGATACAGAGGCATTGATCAAGGCCTTTGCCAGCCTTGAGCTGACGATTCCCTTCGGCCCGATTCAATACCGCGCCCTGGACCATCAGTCCACAATGGGCGCCTATGTCGGCCGGCTGGGTCTTAAGGATGGGAAGGGCATCATGACCGATTTTCGCTACATCAGCGGTGCCGACGTCATGCCTGCGGACTCCGAAGTGCGTACCTTGCACCGCCCAGACTGA
- a CDS encoding tripartite tricarboxylate transporter TctA family protein translates to MLAAISILLPLTYTMTPTAALVMLSGIYYGSQYGGGITSIMLNLPGTASHAVACLDGNPLARNGKAGSALFMLMFSSFCGASVGILAMILFSPMLVDVAFKFGPAEYFSMMMLGLLAGATLAKGSALKGVAMVVVGLLLGVVGTDVNTGTMRFHFSILELSDGLQIVALAMGLFGVADFLKNINRIGDGGSIANTKISMSAMRPQPGDIKQARGALVRGTAIGAAFGILPGTGPTIASFISYATEKKVAREPQRFGHGAIEGIAGPEAATSASTQTSFIPTMSLGIPGDPVMALMLGALIIHGIQPGPQMMIEHADMFWGLIASFWVGNVLLLLLNLPLIGMWVRMLSVPFRYLFPAALFFVCVGVYSTNNNLFDVGMVTFFGVVGYMLMRLRFEPAPLLLGFVLGPMVEENFRRALLLSRGDLSIFISRPISLGFIVACAGLIGLLAVSALRQRQRRRALALRG, encoded by the coding sequence GTGCTGGCAGCGATCTCGATACTGCTGCCGCTTACCTATACGATGACCCCGACCGCCGCGCTGGTCATGCTGTCGGGCATCTATTATGGCTCGCAGTATGGCGGCGGTATTACCTCCATCATGCTGAATCTGCCTGGCACTGCCTCCCATGCCGTGGCTTGCCTGGATGGAAACCCGCTGGCGCGTAACGGCAAAGCAGGCTCGGCGCTGTTCATGCTGATGTTCTCGTCGTTCTGCGGCGCGTCAGTCGGTATTCTGGCGATGATTCTGTTCTCGCCTATGTTGGTCGACGTTGCCTTCAAGTTCGGACCCGCCGAGTATTTCTCGATGATGATGCTCGGGCTGCTGGCCGGCGCCACATTGGCCAAGGGCTCGGCGCTCAAGGGTGTGGCCATGGTCGTCGTTGGTCTGCTGTTGGGCGTGGTGGGCACCGATGTCAATACCGGGACCATGCGGTTTCATTTCAGTATCCTGGAGCTCAGCGATGGCTTGCAGATCGTCGCGTTGGCCATGGGCTTGTTTGGCGTGGCGGATTTTCTCAAAAACATCAACCGCATCGGCGACGGGGGCAGCATTGCCAACACCAAGATCAGCATGAGTGCCATGCGTCCGCAGCCGGGAGACATCAAACAGGCGCGCGGCGCGCTCGTGCGCGGCACGGCCATCGGCGCGGCATTCGGGATTTTGCCGGGCACCGGACCCACCATTGCCTCGTTCATCTCCTACGCCACGGAGAAGAAGGTGGCGCGCGAGCCGCAGCGCTTTGGCCATGGAGCGATCGAAGGAATTGCGGGGCCGGAAGCAGCCACCAGCGCCTCGACGCAGACCAGTTTCATCCCTACGATGAGCTTGGGCATCCCGGGGGATCCCGTCATGGCGTTGATGTTGGGCGCACTCATCATTCACGGCATCCAACCGGGTCCGCAGATGATGATTGAGCACGCGGATATGTTCTGGGGCTTGATCGCCAGCTTCTGGGTCGGCAACGTGCTGCTGCTACTGCTGAACCTGCCGCTGATCGGCATGTGGGTGCGCATGCTCAGCGTACCGTTTCGCTATCTCTTTCCGGCGGCGCTGTTCTTTGTGTGCGTTGGCGTCTACAGCACCAACAACAATCTGTTCGATGTCGGCATGGTGACCTTCTTCGGCGTCGTGGGCTACATGCTCATGCGCCTGCGCTTCGAACCTGCCCCGCTGCTATTGGGATTCGTGCTGGGTCCGATGGTCGAAGAGAACTTCCGGCGCGCGTTGCTGCTGTCACGTGGAGATCTATCGATCTTCATTAGCCGCCCAATCAGTCTGGGCTTCATTGTGGCCTGCGCGGGCTTGATCGGCCTGCTGGCCGTATCCGCCTTGCGCCAGCGGCAACGCCGCCGCGCACTGGCGTTGCGGGGCTAG